The sequence below is a genomic window from Halosolutus gelatinilyticus.
GCGCGAGGTACATGTCTTCGCCGACGCCGCCCGCGCGGTCGCCGGCGATCGCTCGCCAGTCGTCGGGGTCGACGTCGCGTTCGGTGACGTCCGCCAGTACGTCCTGCCACTCGCGAATCCGCATACGCGATGCTTGTGACGCCTGCGGAATGAACGTATCGATTGGAGCGAACGCGGCTCGAAACCCGTCTCGATCGGTTCGAACGCACCGGAAACGAACGGCTATCGGGTCGAAACTGGGACGGGACTGCCGACGAGGCGCGACGATCGAACCAAAAGGAATACGATCGTCCCCCCGACAACAGGGGTAACCACCGGTTGATCATGCCACCACGACGGATATCCTCGGTCGTCGACCTGTTTCGCGCCGATCCGGCGACGAGTTCGTTGCTCGGAATCTGCCCGCTCGTCCTGGCGATCGGACAGCTCTGTAACAGCTACGTGAACGGCGTGTCGCCGGTCGTCTCGATCGCGTTCGCCGTCGCGATGATCGCGTTCGCCGTCGTCGCGACGGGACATCACGCCGCCGAACGCCGGCTGCGACGGCTCGATCCGCAGTTCGCGGACTCGAACTGACGCGTTCCGGCGACGGGCGATCGGCTCAGGGCGACTCGGTCCCCGGTTCGGTCGCGACCGATCGAGCCTCGCGGGCGTCGTAGGCGTTGTACCCGGCCAGTCCCGCGATGAGCAGGCCGGTGACGAGGGTGCTCCAGAACGGACCCGTGGTCATCGCCAGGAGCGCGGGGGCGATTATCAGCCAGAGACCCAGTAGCGCGACCAACCCGGCGATGCCGACGCTGAGGGGGACGTCGTTTCTGACGCGGTAGAAGTTGTAGCCGGCGGCGAGGAAGACGACCGCACCGACGAGGACGTTGTTCCAGAGCGTCGTCTGCGAGACGTCGTAGACGAACACCGACAGGGCGACCCAGGCGCCGAGCACGGCGATGATCGCGCTGATGAAGGGCATCGTCCGCCGGCGTTCCTCGTTCGCGATCCGGGTCGACTCGTCCCGGCGGTCCCGCCCGCGATCGCCTCGATCGCCGACGCCGGTACCGGAGTCGACGGTTTCACCCGTCTTCTCCGCACGATCATTGATCGCATCGCCTTCGGCGGACGCGTCTACGCGGGTCCGATCGTTCGTCGGGTCCGTGGAGGGTCGATCGTCGGTCCCGTCCGTCCCGGTTTCGGTCCGTCGCTCGTCACTGTTGGGGTCACTCATGGGAGTCGAGCGTTGCCGCCGGGCGGTCAAAAGCGACCGCGACCGTTCCACGGCAAGCGGCGACGAGGGAGACGGTAATCTCGGATTACGATCGTTCCGGACGGCCGTCTCCCCGGCGACCGATAGCGTTTTTGACCACTCGCCCGTGACGAACAGTCGTGTACGTACGCGGAACCGTCGCGGGCGAGGTCGAGATCCGATCGGTGTCGACGAGTTACGGCGAGAGCGATCTCGCGGAGGTGCCGCTCCTGGTCGAAGCGGACGGCGATCGATCGATCGACAGTTCGGGTTCGGACCCGGATCCGGGTACAGCCCCCGATCCCGAGAATCGCGAGATCACGACGGTGACGCTCTGGAATAAGTGGACCGAGTCCGCCGAGTTACTGGAACCGGGGATGGAACTGCTCGTGACCGACGCGAAAGAAGAGGAATTCCGCGGCGAAACGAAGTACGCGACCACGGGAGAGTCGTACGTCGTCGTCGAACCGAGCTTTCTCGTGAACGTGACGGCGATCCGCAACTGGGTGGAGTGTCCCCGCCTGTACTACCTGAATAAGCTCTCCGGGGTGCCGCTGAACTACCCCGTCGTGAAGGGGACGATCGTTCACGAGGTGTTCGGCGACCTGCTCCGGGGTCGGGACCTGGAGGAGGCGATCGACGCCCGAGTCGAGGAACGCGGCCTCGAACTGGGGCTGCTCGGCGAGACGCCTGACGCCGTCGCCGACGAGGTCCGCGAGAACGCGACGGCGATCGAGGGCTGGCTCGAGCAGGGTCGGTTGACGGAGGAGGACAGTTGGCGCTCCGAGCAGTTGCTCATCAGCGAGACGTTCGGCATCCGCGGGCGGGCCGACGCGATTCGACGGGGCGCCCCGGTCGAACTCAAGACCGGCAAGAACCTCAAAAAGGAGCCGCGGTTCAAGGACAAGGTGCAGGCCGCCTGCTACGCGCTCCTGCTCGAGGAACACGGCGGCGACGTCGACACCGGCACCCTGCTGTACACCAAGAACTCGGCGCTCGATCGCAACGAGGAAACCGGCGACCTCACGCCCGCCAAGGAGTTCTCGATGGGCGACGGCCTCCTGAAGTTTGTCGTCCGACTCCGGAACGAACTCGCCGCGATGGAGATCAAAGGCGACGTTCCCACGGGTTACGAGGGCTCGGCGAAATGCGAGTACTGTTTCGAGCAGGACACCTGCATGGTCGTCTCGGGACGGCTCGACCAGGAGTCGAAGGCCGGCCAGATCGGCCGACCGCTCCCCGAAGAGGAGCGCGACTACTTCGAGCGCTTCTACCGGGCGATCGAGGAGGAGCGCCGCGAGGTCCACCGCGAGTACGCCAAACTCTGGGAGCAGGACGCCCAGGAGCGGGCGGACGACGATCGGGCGCTGATCGACCTCGAATTCGACTCGAAGCGCGAACTCGAGGGCGGGCGCTGGGAACTGCGCGCCCGTCGGGACGGCGGTGCGACCTCGAAGCTTCGCGAGGGCGATCTCGTCCTCGCGAGCGACGGCCACCCGGTCCGCGGCCAGTCGGAACTGGCGCGGATCGAGCGGTTGAACGAAGACGAAGTGGTCTTGACCGCCGACGAACCCGTCGAGGTCACCCGCCTCGACGTCTACCCCTCCGAACTGACGACCGATCGCCTCCTCGTCGCGCTCCACGACTGTCTGCTGAAGGGCGGCGAGCGGCGCAAGGACGTCCTGTTCGGCCGGGCCGACCCCGAGTTCGACGAGATCGAGGATACGTTCATCGACAACAACGCGGCGCAGAACGAGGCCGTGACGAAGGCGGTGGGTGCGCGAGACTGCGCGCTGATCCACGGTCCGCCGGGGACCGGGAAGACGTACACGATCGCCCGGGCCATCCGCGCGATGGTCGAGCGCGGCGATCGCGTCCTCCTGTCGGCCTTTACGAACCGCGCGGTCGACAACGCGCTGGAGGCGCTGCTGGAGCAACTGGAGGGAACGATCGATGAGGAGCGGATCGTCCGCGTCGGCTCCGAGAGCGGCGTCCGCGAGGACATGGAGCCCTATCGGCTGGAGCGCGCGGGTGATCCGGACGATCGGGTCGCGAAACTGCAGAACGCGCAGGTGGTCGCGGCGACGACCGCCTCCTGTGGCTCGCGGGTCATGAAGGAGCAGGCCTTCGACGTCGCGCTGGTCGACGAGGCCGGTCAGCTGACGGAGCCGGGAACCGACGCGGCGATCAACCTCGCCGATCGGTTCGTCCTCGTCGGCGACCACGAGCAGCTGCCGCCGGTCGTCCGGGCCGAGAACGACCTCACGGAGTCGCTGTTCGAGCGCCTCGTCGATCTGCATCCGGAGGCGGGCGTCATGCTCGATCGGCAGTACCGGATGAACCAGCGCATCCAGGCGTTCTCCTCGACCGAGTTCTACGAGGGGAAACTCCGGCCGGCCGAACCCGAGGTGGCGTCGCGGACGCTGGACGATCTGGACGGCGTCTCGCGGGACGCCCTCCCGGCCGAACTCCGCGACCCCGTCGCGTTCGTCGACGTCGAGGGCGATCGAAGCGCGTACACCGATAGCGAGGAGGCCGCCCGCATCGCCGAGTTGATCGCGGCCTACGAGGACGCCGGGCTCGATCGCTCCGAGATCGGCGTCATCGCCCCCTTCCGGGCGCAGGTGTCCGAAATCTCGCGACACGTCCCGGCCGACGTCGCCGTCGACACGGTCGATCGGTTCCAGGGGTCGAGCCAGGAGGTGATCATCGTCTCCTTCACCGCGACCGGACGGCTGGAGGGGCCGATCTTCGAGGACTACAGGCGGATCAACGTCGCCCTGACGCGACCCAAGCGCGCGCTGGTGCTGGTGGGCGACTCGCGAGCGCTCGCGTCCGATCCCGTCTACGAGCGGATGCTCGAGTGGGCCG
It includes:
- a CDS encoding SPW repeat domain-containing protein; protein product: MSDPNSDERRTETGTDGTDDRPSTDPTNDRTRVDASAEGDAINDRAEKTGETVDSGTGVGDRGDRGRDRRDESTRIANEERRRTMPFISAIIAVLGAWVALSVFVYDVSQTTLWNNVLVGAVVFLAAGYNFYRVRNDVPLSVGIAGLVALLGLWLIIAPALLAMTTGPFWSTLVTGLLIAGLAGYNAYDAREARSVATEPGTESP
- a CDS encoding AAA domain-containing protein, translated to MYVRGTVAGEVEIRSVSTSYGESDLAEVPLLVEADGDRSIDSSGSDPDPGTAPDPENREITTVTLWNKWTESAELLEPGMELLVTDAKEEEFRGETKYATTGESYVVVEPSFLVNVTAIRNWVECPRLYYLNKLSGVPLNYPVVKGTIVHEVFGDLLRGRDLEEAIDARVEERGLELGLLGETPDAVADEVRENATAIEGWLEQGRLTEEDSWRSEQLLISETFGIRGRADAIRRGAPVELKTGKNLKKEPRFKDKVQAACYALLLEEHGGDVDTGTLLYTKNSALDRNEETGDLTPAKEFSMGDGLLKFVVRLRNELAAMEIKGDVPTGYEGSAKCEYCFEQDTCMVVSGRLDQESKAGQIGRPLPEEERDYFERFYRAIEEERREVHREYAKLWEQDAQERADDDRALIDLEFDSKRELEGGRWELRARRDGGATSKLREGDLVLASDGHPVRGQSELARIERLNEDEVVLTADEPVEVTRLDVYPSELTTDRLLVALHDCLLKGGERRKDVLFGRADPEFDEIEDTFIDNNAAQNEAVTKAVGARDCALIHGPPGTGKTYTIARAIRAMVERGDRVLLSAFTNRAVDNALEALLEQLEGTIDEERIVRVGSESGVREDMEPYRLERAGDPDDRVAKLQNAQVVAATTASCGSRVMKEQAFDVALVDEAGQLTEPGTDAAINLADRFVLVGDHEQLPPVVRAENDLTESLFERLVDLHPEAGVMLDRQYRMNQRIQAFSSTEFYEGKLRPAEPEVASRTLDDLDGVSRDALPAELRDPVAFVDVEGDRSAYTDSEEAARIAELIAAYEDAGLDRSEIGVIAPFRAQVSEISRHVPADVAVDTVDRFQGSSQEVIIVSFTATGRLEGPIFEDYRRINVALTRPKRALVLVGDSRALASDPVYERMLEWADR